Proteins encoded by one window of Eremothecium cymbalariae DBVPG#7215 chromosome 1, complete sequence:
- the POB3 gene encoding FACT complex subunit POB3 (similar to Ashbya gossypii AER138C), producing MSTDFDRIYYNQSKVSGRFRLGEGGLGWKASATGGSASTQNNEPVLLTPDELASVQWSRGCRGYELKISTKNKGVVQLDGFSQEDFTLLKNDLQRRFSVQLEHKEHSLRGWNWGTSDLTRNELILSLNGKPTFEIPYSHISNTNLTSKNEVAVEFDLQTDSYNPAGDELVEMRFYLPGFVSQEDRHTPGATDDDIEGDKESKAEKSIAEAFYEELKAKADIGEVSGDAIISFHDVFFTTPRGRYDIDIYKNSIRLRGKTYEYKLQQRQIQRIFSLPKADDIHHLMVLSIEPPLRQGQTSYPYLVLQFQKDEETEVQLNVEDDEFEKLYKDNLKKQYDAKTHIVLSHVLKGLTDRRVVVPGEYKSKYEQCAVSCSFKANEGHLYPLDNAFMFLTKPTLYIPFQDVSSVNISRAGQTTASSRTFDLEVILRSNRGATTFANISKEEQQLLESFLKSKNVRVKNEEKETQHRLQTALGSDSEDEDVNMGSAAEDDESVDEDFQAESEDDDVAEEFDSDLGGSDHNEESSGDDRSSKRPKLE from the coding sequence ATGAGTACCGACTTTGACAGAATTTATTACAACCAATCTAAGGTTAGTGGTCGCTTCAGGTTAGGTGAGGGTGGATTAGGTTGGAAGGCATCAGCTACTGGTGGCTCTGCTTCCACCCAAAATAATGAGCCTGTTTTACTTACTCCAGATGAACTAGCTTCTGTACAGTGGAGTAGAGGTTGCAGAGGTTATGAATTAAAAATCAGCACGAAAAATAAGGGAGTAGTTCAATTGGATGGGTTCTCCCAGGAGGATTTCActttattgaagaatgaTCTTCAGCGCAGGTTTAGTGTTCAATTAGAGCACAAAGAACATTCTTTGCGTGGCTGGAACTGGGGTACGAGTGATTTGACTAGAAATGAACTTATTCTTTCTCTGAACGGTAAGCCGACGTTTGAAATACCATATTCTCATATTAGTAACACAAACTTAACCTCAAAGAACGAAGTTGCGGTTGAATTTGATTTGCAAACGGATTCATACAATCCTGCAGGAGACGAGCTAGTTGAGATGCGCTTTTATCTTCCAGGATTTGTGTCACAAGAGGACAGACATACCCCTGGAGCtactgatgatgatatcGAAGGGGATAAGGAAAGTAAAGCAGAAAAGTCTATTGCAGAAGCGTtttatgaagaattgaaagcCAAGGCTGATATTGGAGAAGTTTCTGGTGACGCGATTATATCCTTCCATGATGTTTTCTTTACTACCCCAAGAGGCCGTTATGATATCGATATCTACAAGAACTCGATTAGATTGAGAGGCAAAACATATGAATACAAGTTACAACAACGTCAAATTCAACGTATATTTTCTTTGCCAAAGGCTGATGATATTCATCATTTAATGGTTTTATCGATAGAGCCACCTTTACGTCAGGGGCAAACTTCTTATCCTTACTTGGTGCTACAATTCCaaaaggatgaagaaacaGAGGTTCAATTAAATgtggaagatgatgagttCGAAAAATTGTACAAGGACaatttaaagaaacaatatGATGCCAAGACACACATTGTACTAAGTCACGTTTTGAAAGGTTTAACAGATCGTAGAGTTGTAGTTCCAGGGGAATACAAATCGAAATATGAACAGTGTGCTGTTTCTTGTTCCTTCAAAGCAAATGAAGGTCATTTATACCCGCTAGACAATGCCTTTATGTTTTTGACGAAACCCACATTGTATATACCATTCCAAGATGTGAGCTCTGTAAATATCTCTAGAGCTGGTCAAACAACAGCATCGTCTAGAACGTTTGATCTTGAGGTAATCTTGCGTTCCAACAGGGGCGCCACTACTTTCGCCAACATTTCTAAAGAGGAACAGCAGCTATTAGAGAGCTTCTTAAAGTCCAAGAATGTTAGAGTAAAGAACGAGGAAAAGGAAACTCAACATAGATTACAGACTGCATTAGGTTCTGATagtgaagatgaggatgttAATATGGGATCTGCTGCTGAGGATGACGAGTCCGTCGATGAAGACTTTCAGGCTGAATCGGAGGACGACGATGTCGCCGAAGAGTTTGATTCTGATCTAGGTGGTTCCGACCATAATGAAGAAAGCAGCGGTGATGATAGGAGTTCTAAGAGACCTAAGCTAGAATAA